The DNA sequence ttcaagagcgacatgctatacgatgaagttttttggacgacatgttatactatgacgtttttagagcgacattctacactatgacgtttttagagtgacttgctatactatgacgtttttagagcgacatgctatactatgacgttttttggacgacatgttatactatgacgtttttagagtgacttgctatactatgacgtttttagagcgacatgctatactatgacgtttcaagagcgacatgctatacgatcaagttttttggacgacatgctatactgtgatgtttcaagagctacatgctacactatgacgttttagagcgacatgctatactatgacgttttaagagctacatgctatacgatgacgtttcttggagcaacatgctatactatgacgttttttgggcgacatgctatactatgacgtttttagagcgacatgccatgCTATGACCTTTTAACAGCGACATtctacactatgacatttttagagcgacatgctatactatgacgtttttagagcgacatgctatagtatgacgtttttagagcgacatgctatactatgacatttttagagtaaCGTGCtatatgacgtttcaagagcNNNNNNNNNNNNNNNNNNNNNNNNNNNNNNNNNNNNNNNNNNNNNNNNNNNNNNNNNNNNNNNNNNNNNNNNNNNNNNNNNNNNNNNNNNNNNNNNNNNNAGCCAACgggcagaaaaactgtctgtggaaaatgttctgctgctgcaccgataaataaaccaacagttactacatcagaattaatccaaacgaggagagcagagtctctgctgcctcctccataggacctgtcaatcaatccagaccggactgtcaatcaagtagtcccgccccctggctttgcaaaactttaacgctccataaaaaaaatcaatactgatttattttaagatcggccacctgatctctcattttgactatgaaaactcacgaaaaaaaatgtatgtacagtctatgcaccgtactctgtttagctccacacttgctgatgaccacttccggtctcagaaaatgaaaaaacggaccttttttcgtttctgtctcttactgattttactttcttgtcattctaaatataaaacgaaaatcaaagcatttaaaaaaaatcgtatatccctttttgatcacgAAAAgaaaaaacgccttgtatttcaattttaatttttgtattttaaaacgaaaatcaaataaccactcgttttttgtttttcaatacccgtttcagaacggaaaatccacttaccagatccgtacacggacctcAAACACACGTTAAAAAGCTATCTCTGATTTTAGAAAGAAAACGTGCATAACTGGCCTAATGAAAAATGACTACTAATGCTAGTTTGTAACAAGAAAAAGTGTGTTGACcaaataatgataatacagCAGAGCACTTTGACCAAAACCTCTGCTTCTACAATTGGgttgccaatgaaatcacaatgtgagggataacctccttaaacagcattcatttttgacagtttcgTCAATATTTTTGCAATACTTCTGTCTTCAAGTAAAGACCTGTCCTTGTGCCAGGTGTTTCATAAGCTGCTATCAGGGCAAACTCATCAAAATGTTCCAAGTACAGATTagctacagtaaaaaaaagaagaaaacacggaagaaagaaagaaaaaaaaactgtctcacTGTTCGATATCTTTATTATGACACTTGCTTTATTAAATTGTTTAAGCAGGTAATTGTTTTGGAAATCTAATGGACTTGCAAGCAAATACTTCATGTCTAACCCAAATCTCAGGTGAACTGGGTCCTTGAAGCAGcctatatgtaaaataataatttcattttttcatttgatgCGTTCAGGtatgaaaaaagcaaattttctGCACATTCATTATTCCGTTATGCAGCTATGTACATGTTGGCCAGTTATGCAATACTCTCGCCCAACACAAGTCAAACGTAGAAAGCATGACAAAGTTTCCATTACAGTTAGAAAACATCCTTTTATAACTGACAAATGATGTAAGCATACAGAGAACATTCACGTGTCACTTGCCAGACAGCGTTCTCTGTCACCATGGTGCAGCCTGTTTCCTGGATGGATCTGTCTGGCTGCCCTTGTCCCCACTTGGTGAAGGTCAGAGGTCGCTTTTTCATGTCAAACTTAAAATCCCCCTCTGCCTTTTTATTGTTGATGCCGATCCAGGCCCTTTTATCATCTTCACCATACAACTGAGTCAGCATGCTGTTCTCCTCCTCGTTCTGTGGTAAAGCCAGCTCTAAGCCTCGTTGGGAACAGAAGTCTTCGGCCTTCGAGAAGGAGCCTCTCTCCTTGTTGGACACAAAGTATTTCTGACCAACCTTCCGGACAAAATCAAAGTTTATGgctggaaaaaagaaaggagcaagaagtaaaatatatttattgaaATACAGGGCTCTGTCCACATAAACATGTTAAAGGAACATAGTTGGaagttttaaatattctttaatGTTTGCGGATAAGGCAAGCAGCAGAAGgagaaagtggaaaaatgaGGGTACATCAGTAGtatgtataaaaacaattaCACTGTCTATTCCATAAAGTTATATCtcactaaaaaataaacaagtctGTATTTGTGCGCATGAACATGTTTGCCTGCCCTTTACTTATCTCAACAACCATGTGATCACCTTTGAACAATGTTTGGTGACTACTTTAGGGCTTAGAAGTCATCAGTTAAATCAACaacatgctgcaaatatgcAACTGACCAATCAAAGCATTTTCTGTAATCACTGCAAACTGGAAACAGTTTATTACACCAGTACCACTGCTAAACATGACCACATGAACTGAAAGTATCCTGGAGGGCTTCATCACGCAGGCTACATGATGATACTGAATATACATAGGCTGTTAGGATTATTGACAGTCACTGTTAGTCACttgaattagattttttcttGACATCTAATCATCACCCCCATGTACAAAGTCATTTTTGCACTGCACTCTTATGGGAAAATGACATTACACCACACATCATGATACATATGTTTGATAACATTCTTTCTTCTGTTCTCTTTTTAAACCTTGTGGTGAAATGTTCTAAGCAACTGGATGAGAATCAAAAATGGAAgctccatttttatttatacataGAAGAAAAAGGATAtgtgcagttaaaaatgagtgAGCTCAAACATTTAAAGAGCTGTGATTAATAATCATCCAC is a window from the Amphiprion ocellaris isolate individual 3 ecotype Okinawa chromosome 3, ASM2253959v1, whole genome shotgun sequence genome containing:
- the LOC111578841 gene encoding mannose-binding protein C-like isoform X2 → MRLSLLLYILCLMASTAYSQLPGPPGPKGDRGEPGPAGPPGIDGRQGRWGFVGPVGRPGRAVSCGREYFRPLGRDVESLKKTAADLYLAINFDFVRKVGQKYFVSNKERGSFSKAEDFCSQRGLELALPQNEEENSMLTQLYGEDDKRAWIGINNKKAEGDFKFDMKKRPLTFTKWGQGQPDRSIQETGCTMVTENAVWQVTRECSLYAYIICQL
- the LOC111578841 gene encoding mannose-binding protein C-like isoform X1 — its product is MRLSLLLYILCLMASTAYSQLPGPPGPKGDRGEPGPAGPPGIDGRQGRWGFVGPVGRPGRAVSCGRACFSPEYFRPLGRDVESLKKTAADLYLAINFDFVRKVGQKYFVSNKERGSFSKAEDFCSQRGLELALPQNEEENSMLTQLYGEDDKRAWIGINNKKAEGDFKFDMKKRPLTFTKWGQGQPDRSIQETGCTMVTENAVWQVTRECSLYAYIICQL